A region from the Kineothrix sp. IPX-CK genome encodes:
- a CDS encoding glycoside hydrolase family 43 protein — protein MKAYLFVHFKEKKTPDGEQVYFGLSKDGFSWEEVNGGNPVLWSYEGDKGVRDFTIVRAQDGKFRIFATDLSLAYGMPGQYHNSWEEIGRNGSRELVMWESEDLVRWSWQKMITLGGEEFGCRWAPDIIRDREKGDYILHWSSPHICNDYGEKAIYYTRTRDFEEFSNPELLYRKGDCGVIDSCMIEENGVYYLFVKSEKNPAAIILLKGTSPIGPFERMEAFDEEMRKLQAGMYEAPTAFRLEDGRWCLMLDYYGVPGKGQGYVPFLCEDISRGIFKRSDSQFSFPYGFKHGTVLEITMEEYERIKSFEFE, from the coding sequence ATGAAAGCATATTTGTTTGTGCATTTTAAGGAAAAGAAGACGCCGGATGGCGAGCAGGTATATTTTGGATTGAGTAAGGATGGGTTTTCTTGGGAAGAAGTGAACGGAGGGAATCCGGTGCTTTGGAGCTATGAAGGTGATAAGGGGGTACGGGATTTCACGATCGTAAGGGCACAGGATGGTAAATTCCGTATTTTTGCTACGGATTTGAGTCTGGCTTACGGGATGCCCGGACAATACCATAACTCCTGGGAGGAAATCGGAAGAAACGGGAGCCGTGAGCTTGTTATGTGGGAATCCGAGGATTTGGTCCGTTGGTCATGGCAGAAGATGATTACGCTTGGAGGCGAAGAATTCGGCTGCCGCTGGGCACCTGATATTATTCGGGATAGAGAAAAGGGGGATTATATTTTACATTGGTCCTCTCCTCATATATGTAACGATTACGGAGAAAAAGCGATCTATTATACGCGGACAAGGGACTTTGAGGAATTTTCCAATCCGGAGCTTTTGTACCGCAAGGGGGACTGCGGAGTTATCGATTCCTGTATGATAGAAGAAAACGGCGTCTATTATCTGTTTGTGAAAAGTGAGAAGAATCCGGCCGCGATCATCTTGTTAAAGGGGACAAGTCCCATTGGTCCTTTTGAGCGGATGGAGGCTTTTGACGAGGAGATGCGCAAGCTGCAGGCGGGGATGTACGAAGCTCCTACTGCGTTCCGGCTGGAAGACGGCAGATGGTGCCTGATGTTAGATTATTACGGAGTGCCGGGAAAAGGACAGGGATATGTTCCATTCCTGTGTGAGGATATTTCCAGGGGGATTTTTAAGCGCTCAGACTCTCAGTTCTCTTTTCCTTATGGTTTCAAGCACGGGACTGTGCTTGAAATCACCATGGAAGAGTATGAGAGAATCAAGAGCTTTGAGTTCGAATAA
- a CDS encoding ABC transporter ATP-binding protein has translation MIKKIQRKFALSEQGAKDLIRSILASTLQNISFMFPVGLLYYLVGDLLNGGVSGTRSVFYIIGSLLCLLLIFGITRIQYDVTYLATYVESGVRRISLAEKLRQIPLSFFGKKDLADLTSTIMADCTFLETAFSHFIPELFGSIISTVLICVSLFFFDWRMALAALWVAPLSFAIVAFSAKVQEKLNQKSMDAKMACADGIQECLETVQDLKANNAEDYYLSGLDEKIKAVEKRAVISEFATASFVTSAMLILKLGIATVALTGSALLINGTLDVMTFFLFLLVASRLYDPLQGALQNLAAVISTRTNIARMNEILDHPVQEGVDRLTNEGYDISFENVSFAYNAGETILNGVSFIARQGEVTALVGPSGGGKTTVSRLASRFWDIDKGRITVGGMDISKIEPETLLSLFSIVFQDVTLFNNTIMENIRIGKKDASDEEVLAAAKLANCDEFALKLPKGYHSDIGENGCELSGGERQRISIARAFLKNAPIILLDEATASLDVENETSIQTALSRLIKSKTVLIIAHRMRTVAGADKIVVLSEGRVAEQGRPDALLNQEGIFSHMVKLQTESQHWTLT, from the coding sequence ATGATTAAAAAAATACAAAGAAAATTTGCGTTGTCCGAGCAGGGAGCGAAGGATTTAATCAGGAGTATCCTTGCCAGTACGCTGCAAAATATTTCATTTATGTTTCCGGTCGGATTGCTGTATTATCTGGTAGGGGATTTGCTTAACGGAGGTGTTTCAGGTACCCGGTCCGTGTTTTATATCATCGGAAGCCTCCTGTGTCTGCTGCTCATTTTTGGAATTACAAGAATCCAATATGACGTTACCTACCTCGCCACCTATGTGGAAAGCGGCGTTCGCAGAATATCTCTGGCAGAAAAGCTTCGACAGATTCCACTTTCCTTCTTCGGCAAAAAAGATCTCGCCGATCTGACCAGCACTATCATGGCAGACTGTACCTTTTTGGAAACTGCGTTTTCTCACTTTATTCCCGAACTGTTCGGCTCCATCATATCCACGGTTCTCATCTGTGTCAGCCTCTTTTTCTTCGACTGGCGAATGGCACTTGCCGCACTTTGGGTCGCTCCATTATCCTTCGCAATCGTAGCTTTTTCCGCAAAGGTTCAGGAAAAGCTTAACCAAAAGTCCATGGATGCGAAAATGGCCTGTGCCGACGGAATTCAGGAGTGTCTCGAAACGGTTCAGGATTTGAAGGCTAATAACGCAGAAGACTATTATTTAAGCGGACTGGATGAGAAAATCAAAGCCGTGGAGAAAAGGGCCGTAATCAGCGAGTTCGCCACCGCCTCCTTCGTAACCTCCGCCATGCTGATTCTGAAGCTTGGCATAGCTACCGTGGCTCTCACAGGTTCAGCTTTGTTAATAAACGGCACCTTGGATGTAATGACCTTTTTCTTGTTCCTGCTTGTTGCTTCGAGATTATATGATCCTCTTCAGGGAGCATTGCAGAATCTGGCAGCCGTCATTTCCACCCGTACGAACATTGCCCGTATGAATGAGATCCTCGACCATCCTGTTCAGGAAGGTGTCGACCGTCTGACCAACGAAGGATATGACATTTCATTTGAAAACGTATCCTTTGCTTACAACGCGGGAGAAACAATTTTGAACGGAGTTTCCTTTATTGCCAGGCAGGGCGAGGTTACAGCCTTAGTAGGTCCCTCCGGCGGCGGTAAAACTACCGTTTCCAGACTGGCCTCCCGCTTCTGGGATATAGACAAAGGGAGAATAACAGTAGGCGGCATGGACATATCGAAGATAGAGCCGGAAACACTGTTGTCTCTATTTTCCATCGTGTTCCAAGACGTAACCCTATTCAATAATACGATCATGGAGAATATCCGTATCGGAAAAAAAGATGCCTCCGATGAAGAGGTACTTGCCGCTGCAAAGCTCGCTAACTGCGACGAATTCGCCCTAAAGCTTCCCAAGGGGTATCACTCCGATATCGGAGAAAACGGCTGCGAATTATCAGGAGGAGAACGTCAGCGCATCTCTATCGCAAGGGCATTTTTAAAGAACGCACCTATTATTCTATTGGACGAGGCAACAGCCTCTTTAGATGTGGAAAACGAAACTTCCATTCAAACGGCATTGTCCAGATTGATAAAAAGCAAAACTGTCCTCATTATCGCCCATAGAATGCGAACTGTCGCAGGGGCGGATAAAATCGTCGTACTTTCCGAAGGACGGGTAGCTGAACAAGGCCGTCCCGATGCGCTGTTAAACCAAGAAGGAATTTTCAGTCATATGGTTAAGCTGCAAACAGAAAGCCAGCACTGGACATTGACTTAA
- a CDS encoding TetR/AcrR family transcriptional regulator — protein MDETNTLQNILNAGKTEFMEKGFKSASLRNIVRNAGVTTGAFYGYYASKEELFDALVGESADYFMKEYKKVQYDFKKLSPAEQEENMGKESGDWMLWITDYIYDHLDAFQLIISHSEGTKYEHFIHEMVEIEVEATHDFITVMRGSGKNLRHIDPQLEHILVSGMFTAFFEVVVHNMPKEQAKEYINELKEFQTAGWIKIMGL, from the coding sequence ATGGACGAAACAAATACGCTGCAAAATATTCTCAATGCCGGCAAGACGGAATTCATGGAAAAGGGGTTTAAATCAGCTTCTCTGCGAAACATCGTAAGAAATGCAGGCGTTACTACAGGAGCCTTCTACGGCTATTATGCCAGCAAGGAGGAATTGTTCGACGCATTGGTGGGGGAGTCTGCAGACTATTTCATGAAGGAATATAAAAAGGTGCAGTATGACTTCAAAAAACTCTCTCCTGCTGAGCAGGAGGAAAACATGGGGAAGGAATCCGGCGACTGGATGCTTTGGATTACCGATTATATTTATGACCACCTCGATGCCTTTCAGCTAATTATCAGCCATTCAGAGGGTACAAAATATGAACATTTCATACACGAAATGGTAGAAATCGAGGTGGAAGCCACCCACGACTTCATTACCGTTATGCGAGGCAGCGGGAAAAACCTTCGCCATATCGACCCGCAGCTAGAGCATATTCTTGTCAGCGGAATGTTTACCGCCTTCTTCGAGGTAGTCGTTCATAATATGCCAAAAGAACAAGCTAAGGAATATATTAACGAGCTTAAGGAATTCCAGACAGCGGGATGGATCAAAATCATGGGGCTTTGA
- a CDS encoding ABC transporter ATP-binding protein, translated as MKKQSNLSRLMGYAGNYRYLTYASWALSALSALIALVPFWYLWKIIKEVLEVMPDFALAKDLTHNGWMAVLYAVLSMFIYISGLMCSHLAAFRVASNLRMETMHHIVKLPLGFAESFGSGKLRKIVNESSGATETYLAHQLPDKAGAIATPLGLLVLLFAFDWRLGLLSLLPVLLGFLIMMSMTGSRMRKKMMEYQNALGDMSNEAVEYVRGIPVVKTFGQTVFSFKRFKDSIDRYSVWVIDYTISCRLPMLLYTTAINGVFAFLIAAGLIFTRTGVTEEFLLNLLFYIIITPVISITLTKIMFQSENALIVDDALHRIDSVLDMQPLSHTKVSAHPAFNSVELQDVTYSYDGTKNALEHITLKIDAGQTVAFVGPSGGGKTTLANIVSRFFDPQSGRVLIGGVDIKDIDKNELMNTVSFVFQNSRLIKASILDNVKMSRPSATREEVMKALQTAQCMDIIEKFPNGVDTVIGTKGIYLSGGEQQRIAIARTLLKDSPIILLDEATAFADPDNESRVQAAFSALAKGRTVIMIAHRLSTIIDADRIYVVKDGHIVQNGSGKELTGTDGLFRQMWNDYQTSVQWKVSKEV; from the coding sequence TTGAAAAAACAATCGAATTTATCACGATTAATGGGATATGCCGGAAATTACCGGTATCTCACTTATGCTTCATGGGCACTTTCCGCATTGAGCGCACTCATTGCACTCGTACCGTTTTGGTATCTTTGGAAGATCATCAAAGAGGTTCTGGAGGTCATGCCAGATTTTGCCCTGGCCAAAGACCTTACCCATAACGGCTGGATGGCCGTATTATATGCGGTTTTGTCCATGTTCATTTATATTTCCGGACTTATGTGCTCCCATCTGGCTGCCTTTCGTGTAGCGTCGAATCTTCGCATGGAGACTATGCATCATATTGTCAAACTGCCTTTGGGCTTTGCCGAAAGCTTCGGAAGCGGGAAACTAAGAAAGATCGTAAACGAGTCCAGTGGGGCGACGGAGACCTATCTCGCCCATCAACTTCCCGACAAGGCCGGAGCAATTGCAACTCCTTTAGGCCTTTTGGTTCTTTTATTCGCATTCGACTGGCGCCTTGGACTTTTAAGTCTGCTGCCCGTTCTGCTCGGTTTCCTCATTATGATGAGCATGACCGGCTCAAGAATGCGTAAGAAAATGATGGAATATCAGAACGCTCTGGGAGATATGTCTAACGAAGCCGTGGAATATGTCCGCGGTATTCCCGTCGTCAAGACCTTCGGTCAGACAGTGTTTTCTTTCAAACGCTTTAAAGACTCCATCGACCGTTACAGTGTATGGGTCATCGATTATACTATAAGCTGCAGGCTGCCGATGCTCTTATATACCACCGCAATTAACGGCGTGTTTGCATTTTTGATTGCTGCAGGGCTTATTTTTACCAGAACCGGCGTAACGGAGGAATTCCTTCTGAATCTCCTTTTTTACATCATTATTACACCGGTGATCTCCATAACTCTGACCAAAATTATGTTCCAGAGCGAAAATGCCCTGATTGTGGACGATGCACTTCATCGTATCGACAGCGTACTCGATATGCAGCCACTCTCCCATACAAAGGTTTCCGCGCACCCCGCTTTCAACTCTGTGGAACTTCAGGACGTTACTTACAGCTACGATGGAACAAAAAATGCACTGGAACATATAACGTTAAAAATCGATGCGGGGCAGACAGTGGCTTTCGTAGGTCCCTCCGGCGGCGGCAAGACCACGCTGGCAAATATCGTCAGCCGTTTCTTTGACCCTCAAAGCGGCAGGGTATTGATTGGAGGCGTGGATATTAAGGACATCGATAAAAATGAATTAATGAACACCGTATCCTTCGTCTTTCAGAACAGCCGCCTCATCAAGGCATCCATTCTGGATAATGTGAAAATGAGCAGGCCAAGCGCTACCCGGGAAGAGGTCATGAAGGCCCTTCAAACCGCACAGTGCATGGATATCATCGAAAAATTTCCTAACGGCGTGGATACGGTTATCGGTACGAAGGGCATTTACCTCTCCGGAGGAGAACAGCAGCGTATCGCTATTGCAAGAACTCTCCTCAAGGATTCTCCTATCATCCTGCTGGACGAAGCCACCGCCTTTGCCGATCCCGACAACGAAAGCCGTGTTCAGGCTGCATTTTCTGCGTTGGCAAAAGGACGGACTGTTATCATGATTGCTCATCGTCTATCCACAATTATAGATGCCGACCGTATCTATGTCGTGAAGGATGGTCATATTGTTCAAAATGGTTCCGGCAAAGAGCTTACCGGGACAGACGGCCTGTTCAGGCAGATGTGGAATGACTATCAGACCTCCGTACAATGGAAGGTCTCAAAGGAGGTATAA